In Rattus norvegicus strain BN/NHsdMcwi chromosome 1, GRCr8, whole genome shotgun sequence, a genomic segment contains:
- the Coq7 gene encoding 5-demethoxyubiquinone hydroxylase, mitochondrial isoform X1, giving the protein MSGAGAIAAASVGCLRTGVPRPFSGTGRSRSRLGAGFFAGDYLKSYGRGLIIRCHSTGMTLDNINRAAVDQIIRVDHAGEYGANRIYAGQMAVLGRTSVGPVIQKMWDQEKNHLKKFNELMVAFRVRPTVLMPLWNVAGFALGAGTALLGKEGAMACTVAVEESIAHHYNNQIRMLMEEDAEKYEELLQVIKQFRDEELEHHDTGLEHDAELVGPTITAGAPGSGLRAKVSVPRKRHLKVRSQGRDTHVPDRKHTSSASVHGEAPVSCSVIIPRNNPGVQWP; this is encoded by the exons ATGAGCGGCGCGGGAGCGATAGCGGCCGCTTCCGTGGGATGCCTGCGCACTGGTGTCCCGAGGCCTTTCTCAGGTACCGGCCGCTCGCGGTCGCGGCTCGGCGCGGGATTCTTCGCCGGTGACTATTTGAAGT CTTATGGGAGAGGCCTTATCATCAGGTGTCACAGCACAGGAATGACCTTAGACAATATTAACCGGGCAGCCGTGGATCAGATAATCCGGGTGGATCACGCTGGTGAATATGGAGCAAACCGCATCTATGCAGGGCAGATGGCTGTGCTTGGACGGACCAGTGTTGGCCCTGTCATTCAG AAAATGTGGGATCAAGAAAAGAACCATTTGAAAAAGTTCAACGAGTTGATGGTTGCGTTCAGGGTCCGACCTACGGTTTTGATGCCCTTGTGGAACGTGGCAGGGTTTGCCCTGG GGGCAGGAACTGCCTtgctggggaaggaaggagcAATGGCCTGCACCGTGGCAGTAGAAGAGTCTATCGCTCATCACTACAACAACCAGATCCGCATGCTGATGGAGGAGGACGCTGAGAAGTACGAGGAGCTGCTGCAG GTCATTAAGCAGTTTCGAGATGAGGAGCTTGAGCACCACGACACAGGCCTGGAACATGATGCAGAGCTGGTAGGACCGACTATTACTGCTGGTGCTCCAGGGAGCGGGTTGAGGGCCAAGGTTTCTGTTCCCAGAAAGAGACATTTGAAAGTAAGGTCACAAGGCAGGGATACACACGTACCTGACAGAAAGCACACAAGCTCAGCTTCGGTCCATGGTGAGGCTCCTGTGTCCTGCTCTGTTATTATCCCAAGAAACAACCCAGGGGTTCAGTGGCCATAG
- the Coq7 gene encoding 5-demethoxyubiquinone hydroxylase, mitochondrial isoform X5 yields the protein MSGAGAIAAASVGCLRTGVPRPFSGTGRSRSRLGAGFFAGDYLKSYGRGLIIRCHSTGMTLDNINRAAVDQIIRVDHAGEYGANRIYAGQMAVLGRTSVGPVIQGQELPCWGRKEQWPAPWQ from the exons ATGAGCGGCGCGGGAGCGATAGCGGCCGCTTCCGTGGGATGCCTGCGCACTGGTGTCCCGAGGCCTTTCTCAGGTACCGGCCGCTCGCGGTCGCGGCTCGGCGCGGGATTCTTCGCCGGTGACTATTTGAAGT CTTATGGGAGAGGCCTTATCATCAGGTGTCACAGCACAGGAATGACCTTAGACAATATTAACCGGGCAGCCGTGGATCAGATAATCCGGGTGGATCACGCTGGTGAATATGGAGCAAACCGCATCTATGCAGGGCAGATGGCTGTGCTTGGACGGACCAGTGTTGGCCCTGTCATTCAG GGGCAGGAACTGCCTtgctggggaaggaaggagcAATGGCCTGCACCGTGGCAGTAG
- the Coq7 gene encoding 5-demethoxyubiquinone hydroxylase, mitochondrial isoform X3 encodes MSGAGAIAAASVGCLRTGVPRPFSGTGRSRSRLGAGFFAGDYLKSYGRGLIIRCHSTGMTLDNINRAAVDQIIRVDHAGEYGANRIYAGQMAVLGRTSVGPVIQKMWDQEKNHLKKFNELMVAFRVRPTVLMPLWNVAGFALGAGTALLGKEGAMACTVAVEESIAHHYNNQIRMLMEEDAEKYEELLQVIKQFRDEELEHHDTGLEHDAELAPAYTLLKRLIQAGCSAAIYLSERF; translated from the exons ATGAGCGGCGCGGGAGCGATAGCGGCCGCTTCCGTGGGATGCCTGCGCACTGGTGTCCCGAGGCCTTTCTCAGGTACCGGCCGCTCGCGGTCGCGGCTCGGCGCGGGATTCTTCGCCGGTGACTATTTGAAGT CTTATGGGAGAGGCCTTATCATCAGGTGTCACAGCACAGGAATGACCTTAGACAATATTAACCGGGCAGCCGTGGATCAGATAATCCGGGTGGATCACGCTGGTGAATATGGAGCAAACCGCATCTATGCAGGGCAGATGGCTGTGCTTGGACGGACCAGTGTTGGCCCTGTCATTCAG AAAATGTGGGATCAAGAAAAGAACCATTTGAAAAAGTTCAACGAGTTGATGGTTGCGTTCAGGGTCCGACCTACGGTTTTGATGCCCTTGTGGAACGTGGCAGGGTTTGCCCTGG GGGCAGGAACTGCCTtgctggggaaggaaggagcAATGGCCTGCACCGTGGCAGTAGAAGAGTCTATCGCTCATCACTACAACAACCAGATCCGCATGCTGATGGAGGAGGACGCTGAGAAGTACGAGGAGCTGCTGCAG GTCATTAAGCAGTTTCGAGATGAGGAGCTTGAGCACCACGACACAGGCCTGGAACATGATGCAGAGCTG GCTCCCGCATACACCTTGTTGAAGAGACTTATCCAGGCCGGATGCAGTGCAGCCATATACTTATCAGAAAGGTTTTAA
- the Coq7 gene encoding 5-demethoxyubiquinone hydroxylase, mitochondrial isoform X4 has translation MACTVAVEESIAHHYNNQIRMLMEEDAEKYEELLQVIKQFRDEELEHHDTGLEHDAELVGPTITAGAPGSGLRAKVSVPRKRHLKVRSQGRDTHVPDRKHTSSASVHGEAPVSCSVIIPRNNPGVQWP, from the exons ATGGCCTGCACCGTGGCAGTAGAAGAGTCTATCGCTCATCACTACAACAACCAGATCCGCATGCTGATGGAGGAGGACGCTGAGAAGTACGAGGAGCTGCTGCAG GTCATTAAGCAGTTTCGAGATGAGGAGCTTGAGCACCACGACACAGGCCTGGAACATGATGCAGAGCTGGTAGGACCGACTATTACTGCTGGTGCTCCAGGGAGCGGGTTGAGGGCCAAGGTTTCTGTTCCCAGAAAGAGACATTTGAAAGTAAGGTCACAAGGCAGGGATACACACGTACCTGACAGAAAGCACACAAGCTCAGCTTCGGTCCATGGTGAGGCTCCTGTGTCCTGCTCTGTTATTATCCCAAGAAACAACCCAGGGGTTCAGTGGCCATAG
- the Coq7 gene encoding 5-demethoxyubiquinone hydroxylase, mitochondrial, which translates to MSGAGAIAAASVGCLRTGVPRPFSAYGRGLIIRCHSTGMTLDNINRAAVDQIIRVDHAGEYGANRIYAGQMAVLGRTSVGPVIQKMWDQEKNHLKKFNELMVAFRVRPTVLMPLWNVAGFALGAGTALLGKEGAMACTVAVEESIAHHYNNQIRMLMEEDAEKYEELLQVIKQFRDEELEHHDTGLEHDAELAPAYTLLKRLIQAGCSAAIYLSERF; encoded by the exons ATGAGCGGCGCGGGAGCGATAGCGGCCGCTTCCGTGGGATGCCTGCGCACTGGTGTCCCGAGGCCTTTCTCAG CTTATGGGAGAGGCCTTATCATCAGGTGTCACAGCACAGGAATGACCTTAGACAATATTAACCGGGCAGCCGTGGATCAGATAATCCGGGTGGATCACGCTGGTGAATATGGAGCAAACCGCATCTATGCAGGGCAGATGGCTGTGCTTGGACGGACCAGTGTTGGCCCTGTCATTCAG AAAATGTGGGATCAAGAAAAGAACCATTTGAAAAAGTTCAACGAGTTGATGGTTGCGTTCAGGGTCCGACCTACGGTTTTGATGCCCTTGTGGAACGTGGCAGGGTTTGCCCTGG GGGCAGGAACTGCCTtgctggggaaggaaggagcAATGGCCTGCACCGTGGCAGTAGAAGAGTCTATCGCTCATCACTACAACAACCAGATCCGCATGCTGATGGAGGAGGACGCTGAGAAGTACGAGGAGCTGCTGCAG GTCATTAAGCAGTTTCGAGATGAGGAGCTTGAGCACCACGACACAGGCCTGGAACATGATGCAGAGCTG GCTCCCGCATACACCTTGTTGAAGAGACTTATCCAGGCCGGATGCAGTGCAGCCATATACTTATCAGAAAGGTTTTAA
- the Coq7 gene encoding 5-demethoxyubiquinone hydroxylase, mitochondrial isoform X2: MSGAGAIAAASVGCLRTGVPRPFSAYGRGLIIRCHSTGMTLDNINRAAVDQIIRVDHAGEYGANRIYAGQMAVLGRTSVGPVIQKMWDQEKNHLKKFNELMVAFRVRPTVLMPLWNVAGFALGAGTALLGKEGAMACTVAVEESIAHHYNNQIRMLMEEDAEKYEELLQVIKQFRDEELEHHDTGLEHDAELVGPTITAGAPGSGLRAKVSVPRKRHLKVRSQGRDTHVPDRKHTSSASVHGEAPVSCSVIIPRNNPGVQWP, translated from the exons ATGAGCGGCGCGGGAGCGATAGCGGCCGCTTCCGTGGGATGCCTGCGCACTGGTGTCCCGAGGCCTTTCTCAG CTTATGGGAGAGGCCTTATCATCAGGTGTCACAGCACAGGAATGACCTTAGACAATATTAACCGGGCAGCCGTGGATCAGATAATCCGGGTGGATCACGCTGGTGAATATGGAGCAAACCGCATCTATGCAGGGCAGATGGCTGTGCTTGGACGGACCAGTGTTGGCCCTGTCATTCAG AAAATGTGGGATCAAGAAAAGAACCATTTGAAAAAGTTCAACGAGTTGATGGTTGCGTTCAGGGTCCGACCTACGGTTTTGATGCCCTTGTGGAACGTGGCAGGGTTTGCCCTGG GGGCAGGAACTGCCTtgctggggaaggaaggagcAATGGCCTGCACCGTGGCAGTAGAAGAGTCTATCGCTCATCACTACAACAACCAGATCCGCATGCTGATGGAGGAGGACGCTGAGAAGTACGAGGAGCTGCTGCAG GTCATTAAGCAGTTTCGAGATGAGGAGCTTGAGCACCACGACACAGGCCTGGAACATGATGCAGAGCTGGTAGGACCGACTATTACTGCTGGTGCTCCAGGGAGCGGGTTGAGGGCCAAGGTTTCTGTTCCCAGAAAGAGACATTTGAAAGTAAGGTCACAAGGCAGGGATACACACGTACCTGACAGAAAGCACACAAGCTCAGCTTCGGTCCATGGTGAGGCTCCTGTGTCCTGCTCTGTTATTATCCCAAGAAACAACCCAGGGGTTCAGTGGCCATAG